Part of the Prevotella communis genome is shown below.
GCCGTCCAGATATTGTGCCCCACTATCGAGCAGGAGCAGTCCTTCCGGTTTCAATGGGATATCAGTCTCTGGTGTGGCCTCGTAATGAACAATGGCACCATGGGCTTGATATCCGGCTATGGTATCGAAGGAAATGTCACGATACAGTGGCTGTTCGGCTCTGAGGGCAGTCAACTTTTGGTCGATACTTATCTCAGTCTGTCCACCAGCCTCAACCGCAGGTTTAAGCCATTTCAGGAATTTTACCAGAGCAATACCATCCTTCAGCATCGCCCGACGGAATCCTGCAATCTCAGTCTCATTCTTTACTGTCTTCATCCGCTTTACAGGCGATTCAGCTTCAATAATTTGAGGTCTGGGATTTGAGGTTTGAGGCTTAAGATTTACCACTTGGTATAACGTATAGTTCACCTCATCGGGATCGAGCAGGATATTGTACTCAAAGTAGTCCTTTAGACCTTTACCCACGTTCTCGTAATCATCAACGCCGATGCCCTCAGCTTGCAGATAGGCCGAAACCTCAGCTGTCAGTTTTTCCTTGTTGACAAAGAGTGTTGTTGTGTTGGATGAGATGAGCAGGTAACTTACAAAGACGGGGTTGCAATGAACATCCGTACCACGAAGGTTGAGCGTCCAGGCAATATCATCGAGGGCAGACATCAACATACCGTCTGCATGTTGCTGGCGCAAGGCTCTTCGGATACGGGCGAGTTTGTCGTGCGTGGTCTCTCCTGCATATTCCATGGGGAATATCTCCACGGGATTCTGAGGAATAACAGGACGGTCTGTCCATATCTGTTTCAGTGGATCCAGATTCGTACGAAGGGTGATGCCTCCCTGATGACGCAGCTCGGCAATCAGTTCCTTTACGGCATTGGCAGAAGAACACGTGCCGTCTAGTCCTACTTCTGCGCCTGCTTCACATTCTTTGCCCAGCCATTCGGCAATAGTCGGTGTCCCTTCAATCTTCAACTTCATCAGTTGAAACTCTGAGCCTTTCAGTTGTTCCTCTGCTGCAATGAAATAGCGGGAGTCAGTCCAAAGGGCGGCACTCTTCATGGTGACTACTGCGGTACCTGCCGAACCGTTGAATCCACTGATAAATTCGCGTCCTTTCCAGTGATCAGGGATATACTCGCCTTGGTGTGGATCAGTACTGGGAAAAATGAATGCAGCCAAATGTTCACGACTCATGATTTCGCGAAGGGCTGCTAGTCGTTGTGATATTGTCATTGTTTTTTCTTGTTGTTTCGTTATCTTGTTATT
Proteins encoded:
- a CDS encoding aminopeptidase P family protein, encoding MTISQRLAALREIMSREHLAAFIFPSTDPHQGEYIPDHWKGREFISGFNGSAGTAVVTMKSAALWTDSRYFIAAEEQLKGSEFQLMKLKIEGTPTIAEWLGKECEAGAEVGLDGTCSSANAVKELIAELRHQGGITLRTNLDPLKQIWTDRPVIPQNPVEIFPMEYAGETTHDKLARIRRALRQQHADGMLMSALDDIAWTLNLRGTDVHCNPVFVSYLLISSNTTTLFVNKEKLTAEVSAYLQAEGIGVDDYENVGKGLKDYFEYNILLDPDEVNYTLYQVVNLKPQTSNPRPQIIEAESPVKRMKTVKNETEIAGFRRAMLKDGIALVKFLKWLKPAVEAGGQTEISIDQKLTALRAEQPLYRDISFDTIAGYQAHGAIVHYEATPETDIPLKPEGLLLLDSGAQYLDGTTDITRTIALGPVTDEQKKIYTLVLKGHIQIELCKFPSGSSGTQIDILARKDMWREGLNYLHGTGHGVGTYLNVHEGPHQFRMEWKPAPLVAGMTITDEPGIYLPGKYGARTENTLLIVPYMETEFGKFLQFESLTLCPIDKAPINIEMLTSEEIQWLNDYHQMVFDRLSPHLSAEEVAWLKEATEPLKK